The following proteins are co-located in the Microplitis demolitor isolate Queensland-Clemson2020A chromosome 3, iyMicDemo2.1a, whole genome shotgun sequence genome:
- the LOC103576545 gene encoding mesoderm induction early response protein 1 isoform X2, translating into MLQDSRSPRTNATSGAGAASVGKTITRRMTGNGCSKRSDRTFELGPSSDLIMNDFDDERTLDEEEAMEGSEDSHNELSNLQKEGDMPLNELLAKYGYNHTSTDNSNSSDQLVLIRDADEPESALNPDKTDDNDAEEFEDEAEEDEDEDDGDDDEDDEDEDDDEEASVRRKIANKSQPSLRQFYTEMVKKKEAERLDEIGAKSTNARHSGTTGDRHRDDGFCGVSYGNVNRDAGDGLVSGPGGDAPPDGEGGGDAGNNAHSGGGDDNDNGAGRPADEEDDDDEDDEEEDDDEDGEGTVAREVGVSSVGSGNAGGGSSRLLRSVSRPQSEEEDDDCDYSPDEEEWKKTIMVGSDYQATIPEGLCRYDDALPYENEDKILWNPTYIPEDATEEFLERAQLPTNKGTSMPAGPHIRDDEQALYLLLQCGYNLDEALRRRRMNVLPPTDAISLWSEEECHNFESGLRAYGKDFHLIQKNKVRTRSVGELVQFYYLWKKTERHDIFTYKARLEKKKYALHPGITDYMDRFLEEQEGVRDRSSSPNVNCLIHGDAKRQRSNANMTNNHNEGGKSTESWDGATSEDPLGDANSTDSVSATFHGQ; encoded by the exons ATGCTTCAAGACTCCAGGTCCCCGAGAACAAACGCAACCAGTGGTGCTGGTGCTGCCAGTGTTGGCAAGACAATTACCAGAAGAATGACAGGGAATGGATGCTCCAAAAG atcgGATCGTACTTTCGAATTGGGTCCGTCGTCGGACTTGATAATGAACGATTTTGACGACGAGCGAACTTTAGATGAAGAAGAAGCTATGGAAGGAAGTGAAGATTCGCACAATGAACTTTCAAATTTGCAAAAA gAAGGAGATATGCCGTTGAATGAGTTGCTGGCAAAGTACGGGTACAATCATACATCAACAGACAATTCAAACAGTTCTGATCAGCTGGTACTGATTCGAGATGCTGATGAACCTGAGTCTGCTTTGAATCCTGATAAAACAGATGATAATGATGCAGAGGAGTTCGAAGATGAAGCGGAGGAGGATGAAGATGAGGACGATGGCGATGATGATGAGGATGATGAAGACGAAGATGATGACGAGGAGGCCAGTGTAAGACGAAAAATAGCCAACAAGTCGCAGCCGAGTCTTCGACAATTTTACACCGAAATGGTGAAGAAAAAAGAGGCCGAGCGCTTGGATGAAATTGGCGCCAAGTCTACTAATGCGCGTCATTCAGGAACTACTGGAGATAGACATCGGGATGATGGTTTCTGCGGTGTCTCCTATGGGAATGTCAATAGAGACGCTGGTGATGGACTAGTCAGTGGTCCTGGTGGCGACGCTCCACCTGACGGAGAAGGTGGCGGGGATGCTGGTAATAATGCTCATAGTGGGGGTGGGGATGACAACGACAATGGCGCTGGTAGGCCTGCCGATGAGGAAGATGACGACGACGAAGATGACGAGGAAGAGGATGACGATGAAGACGGCGAAGGCACAGTCGCTCGTGAAGTTGGAGTCAGCAGTGTCGGTAGTGGTAATGCTGGCGGTGGTTCATCACGGCTTCTCCGAAGTGTTTCACGTCCTCAGAGTGAGGAGGAAGACGACGATTGTGATTATAGTCCCGATGAAGAGGAatggaaaaaaacaattatggTTGGTAGTGATTACCAAGCTACGATTCCAGAAGGTCTTTGTCGTTATGACGACGCTCTACCTTACGAAAACgaagacaaaattttatggaatCCTACTTATATACCAGAAGACGCGACCGAAGAGTTCCTTGAACGCGCGCAATTGCCCACGAATAAAGGAACCTCTATGCCCGCTGGTCCCCACATTCGAGATGACGAACAGGCTCTGTATCTGCTGCTACAGTGCGGATATAATCTTGACGAAGCTCTTAGAAGACGGAGAATGAACGTACTGCCGCCGACAGACGCGATAAGTCTCTGGTCTGAAGAAGAGTGTCATAACTTTGAATCAGGACTGCGAGCTTACGGCAAAGATTTTCatcttatccaaaaaaataag gTAAGAACAAGATCTGTTGGTGAGCTCGTTCAATTTTACTACTTGTGGAAAAAAACTGAAAGACACGATATATTTACTTACAAAGCgcgacttgaaaaaaaaaaatacgcacTTCATCCGGGTATCAC AGACTATATGGACAGATTCTTGGAGGAGCAAGAGGGAGTTCGTGACAGAAGCAGTTCACCAAACGTCAACTGTTTGATTCACGGTGATGCTAAACGACAGCGGAGTAACGCGAACATGACAAACAATCACAACGAAGGTGGAAAATCAACTGAGTCGTGGGACGGCGCCACGAGTGAGGATCCACTGGGTGATGCCAACAGTACAGACTCCGTTTCAGCCACG
- the LOC103576545 gene encoding mesoderm induction early response protein 1 isoform X1 yields the protein MLQDSRSPRTNATSGAGAASVGKTITRRMTGNGCSKRSDRTFELGPSSDLIMNDFDDERTLDEEEAMEGSEDSHNELSNLQKEGDMPLNELLAKYGYNHTSTDNSNSSDQLVLIRDADEPESALNPDKTDDNDAEEFEDEAEEDEDEDDGDDDEDDEDEDDDEEASVRRKIANKSQPSLRQFYTEMVKKKEAERLDEIGAKSTNARHSGTTGDRHRDDGFCGVSYGNVNRDAGDGLVSGPGGDAPPDGEGGGDAGNNAHSGGGDDNDNGAGRPADEEDDDDEDDEEEDDDEDGEGTVAREVGVSSVGSGNAGGGSSRLLRSVSRPQSEEEDDDCDYSPDEEEWKKTIMVGSDYQATIPEGLCRYDDALPYENEDKILWNPTYIPEDATEEFLERAQLPTNKGTSMPAGPHIRDDEQALYLLLQCGYNLDEALRRRRMNVLPPTDAISLWSEEECHNFESGLRAYGKDFHLIQKNKVRTRSVGELVQFYYLWKKTERHDIFTYKARLEKKKYALHPGITRDYMDRFLEEQEGVRDRSSSPNVNCLIHGDAKRQRSNANMTNNHNEGGKSTESWDGATSEDPLGDANSTDSVSATFHGQ from the exons ATGCTTCAAGACTCCAGGTCCCCGAGAACAAACGCAACCAGTGGTGCTGGTGCTGCCAGTGTTGGCAAGACAATTACCAGAAGAATGACAGGGAATGGATGCTCCAAAAG atcgGATCGTACTTTCGAATTGGGTCCGTCGTCGGACTTGATAATGAACGATTTTGACGACGAGCGAACTTTAGATGAAGAAGAAGCTATGGAAGGAAGTGAAGATTCGCACAATGAACTTTCAAATTTGCAAAAA gAAGGAGATATGCCGTTGAATGAGTTGCTGGCAAAGTACGGGTACAATCATACATCAACAGACAATTCAAACAGTTCTGATCAGCTGGTACTGATTCGAGATGCTGATGAACCTGAGTCTGCTTTGAATCCTGATAAAACAGATGATAATGATGCAGAGGAGTTCGAAGATGAAGCGGAGGAGGATGAAGATGAGGACGATGGCGATGATGATGAGGATGATGAAGACGAAGATGATGACGAGGAGGCCAGTGTAAGACGAAAAATAGCCAACAAGTCGCAGCCGAGTCTTCGACAATTTTACACCGAAATGGTGAAGAAAAAAGAGGCCGAGCGCTTGGATGAAATTGGCGCCAAGTCTACTAATGCGCGTCATTCAGGAACTACTGGAGATAGACATCGGGATGATGGTTTCTGCGGTGTCTCCTATGGGAATGTCAATAGAGACGCTGGTGATGGACTAGTCAGTGGTCCTGGTGGCGACGCTCCACCTGACGGAGAAGGTGGCGGGGATGCTGGTAATAATGCTCATAGTGGGGGTGGGGATGACAACGACAATGGCGCTGGTAGGCCTGCCGATGAGGAAGATGACGACGACGAAGATGACGAGGAAGAGGATGACGATGAAGACGGCGAAGGCACAGTCGCTCGTGAAGTTGGAGTCAGCAGTGTCGGTAGTGGTAATGCTGGCGGTGGTTCATCACGGCTTCTCCGAAGTGTTTCACGTCCTCAGAGTGAGGAGGAAGACGACGATTGTGATTATAGTCCCGATGAAGAGGAatggaaaaaaacaattatggTTGGTAGTGATTACCAAGCTACGATTCCAGAAGGTCTTTGTCGTTATGACGACGCTCTACCTTACGAAAACgaagacaaaattttatggaatCCTACTTATATACCAGAAGACGCGACCGAAGAGTTCCTTGAACGCGCGCAATTGCCCACGAATAAAGGAACCTCTATGCCCGCTGGTCCCCACATTCGAGATGACGAACAGGCTCTGTATCTGCTGCTACAGTGCGGATATAATCTTGACGAAGCTCTTAGAAGACGGAGAATGAACGTACTGCCGCCGACAGACGCGATAAGTCTCTGGTCTGAAGAAGAGTGTCATAACTTTGAATCAGGACTGCGAGCTTACGGCAAAGATTTTCatcttatccaaaaaaataag gTAAGAACAAGATCTGTTGGTGAGCTCGTTCAATTTTACTACTTGTGGAAAAAAACTGAAAGACACGATATATTTACTTACAAAGCgcgacttgaaaaaaaaaaatacgcacTTCATCCGGGTATCAC CAGAGACTATATGGACAGATTCTTGGAGGAGCAAGAGGGAGTTCGTGACAGAAGCAGTTCACCAAACGTCAACTGTTTGATTCACGGTGATGCTAAACGACAGCGGAGTAACGCGAACATGACAAACAATCACAACGAAGGTGGAAAATCAACTGAGTCGTGGGACGGCGCCACGAGTGAGGATCCACTGGGTGATGCCAACAGTACAGACTCCGTTTCAGCCACG